One Nicotiana tomentosiformis chromosome 4, ASM39032v3, whole genome shotgun sequence genomic window carries:
- the LOC138910266 gene encoding uncharacterized protein — protein sequence MEADASKSKLLEGENQIEVPIKANEFEKVESHVANRLVKASVLHHETFLRYRDELSQLKAETKELAEKRNMYKLLSEQREGEIKSLRAKLDVAQKEHADLLEKVEFFEVSDDELDTVSNGQNLQVQQNIDWVDQLRAEMDEVKAMVEEWKGKMDRLSFEKETTREQLASAEAQLRSMKEKAKAQSRKIEELQSRLNLAVVDPETLAKELKSSQVSG from the exons ATGGAGGCCGACGCTTCGAAATCAAAACTCTTGGAAGGAGAAAATCAAATTGAAGTGCCTATAAAGGCAAATGAATTTGAAAAGGTTGAGTCCCATGTGGCTAACCGTCTCGTCAAG gcctcggtgcttcaccatgAGACCTTCCTCCGGTACCGAGACGAGTTGAGCCAACTCAAGGCTGAAACCAAAGAGCTTGCTGAGAAAAGAAACATGTAtaaacttctcagcgagcaacgcgAGGGTGAAATCAAGAGCCTCCGAGCCAAGTTGGATGTGGCTCAGAAGGAACATGCCGACCTATTGGAAAAGGTAGAAttttttgaagttagtgatgatgagctaGACACAGTGTCTAACGGTCAGAATCTACAGGTCCAGCAGAACATAGATTGGGTTGACCAACTCCGGGCTGAGATGGACGAAGTCAAGGCCATGGTCGAGGAGTGGAAAGGCAAGATGGACAGGTTGTCTTTTGAAAAGGAAACAACCCGGGAGCAATTGGCCTCGGCGGAGGCCCAACTTCGATCGATGAAGGAAAAGGCAAAGGCACAATCCCGGAAAattgaggagctccagtctcGACTGAACTTGGCTGTTGTCGATCCTGAAACCCTCGCCAAGGAGCTTAAAAGCAGCCAAGTCAGTGGCTGA
- the LOC104107299 gene encoding phospho-2-dehydro-3-deoxyheptonate aldolase 1, chloroplastic, which produces MALSSSSTTNSLLPNKSQLVQNQSLLPSPLKNVSFTTNSTKPVRFVQPISAIHSSDSSKNPIVSDKPSSKPSPPAATVTAAATTVTKTEWTVESWKSKKALQLPEYPNQEELQSVLKTIEEFPPIVFAGEARSLEERLGEAAMGRAFLLQGGDCAESFKEFNANNIRDTFRILLQMGAVLMFGGQMPVIKVGRMAGQFAKPRSDNFEEKNGVKLPSYRGDNVNGDAFDAKSRTPDPQRLIRAYCQSAATLNLLRAFATGGYAAMQRINQWNLDFTEHSEQGDRYRELANRVDEALGFMAAAGLTVDHPIMKTTEFWTSHECLLLPYEQSLTRLDSTSGLYYDCSAHFIWVGERTRQLDGAHVEFLRGVANPLGIKVSDKMDPSALVKLIEILNPDNKAGRITIITRMGAENMRVKLPHLIRAVRRAGQIVTWVSDPMHGNTIKAPCGLKTRPFDSIRAEVRAFFDVHEQEGSHPGGVHLEMTGQNVTECIGGSRTVTFDDLSSRYHTHCDPRLNASQSLELAFIIAERLRKRRLGSQNVLGQ; this is translated from the exons ATGGCTCTTTCAAGCAGTAGCACTACCAACTCCCTTCTTCCCAACAAATCTCAACTGGTTCAAAATCAATCCCTTTTACCTTCTCCTCTAAAGAATGTATCTTTCACCACCAACTCAACCAAACCCGTTAGATTTGTTCAACCAATCTCAGCCATTCATTCCTCTGACTCTTCCAAGAACCCCATTGTCTCCGACAAGCCCTCCTCCAAACCTTCACCGCCGGCGGCCACTGTTACGGCGGCGGCTACGACGGTGACAAAAACAGAATGGACAGTGGAGAGCTGGAAATCCAAAAAGGCTCTTCAGTTACCCGAATACCCAAATCAAGAGGAGCTTCAATCTGTTCTTAAGACGATTGAAGAGTTCCCTCCTATCGTGTTTGCTGGTGAGGCGAGAAGTCTTGAGGAGCGTCTCGGTGAGGCTGCTATGGGCCGGGCTTTCTTGTTACAAGGAGGTGATTGTGCTGAGAGTTTTAAGGAATTTAATGCCAATAATATTAGGGATACTTTTAGAATCCTTCTTCAAATGGGTGCTGTTCTCATGTTTGGTGGTCAGATGCCTGTTATCAag GTTGGAAGGATGGCTGGGCAATTTGCAAAGCCAAGATCAGATAATTTTGAGGAGAAGAATGGAGTGAAGCTGCCGAGTTACAGGGGAGACAACGTGAACGGAGATGCATTTGATGCCAAGTCAAGAACTCCTGACCCTCAGAGGTTGATCAGGGCGTATTGTCAATCTGCAGCTACTTTGAATCTATTGAGGGCTTTTGCTACAGGAGGATATGCTGCCATGCAGAGGATCAACCAATGGAACTTGGATTTCACAGAGCACAGTGAGCAGGGTGATAG GTATCGTGAACTAGCTAATAGAGTGGATGAGGCCCTTGGTTTCATGGCTGCTGCTGGACTTACAGTGGATCATCCTATTATGAAAACCACAGAGTTCTGGACTTCTCATGAGTGCTTACTTTTGCCCTATGAGCAGTCACTAACACGATTGGATTCAACTTCTGGCCTTTACTATGATTGTTCCGCCCATTTTATTTGGGTTGGAGAAAGAACTAGGCAGTTGGATGGTGCCCATGTTGAGTTCTTGAGAGGAGTTGCCAACCCCCTTGGTATTAAG GTGAGTGACAAGATGGATCCAAGTGCATTGGTCAAGCTCATTGAGATTTTGAACCCTGATAACAAAGCTGGGAGGATTACAATAATTACCAGAATGGGAGCAGAGAACATGAGGGTTAAGCTTCCTCATCTTATCAGAGCAGTCCGAAGAGCAGGGCAAATCGTCACTTGGGTATCTGATCCTATGCATGGGAATACCATCAAAGCTCCTTGCGGTCTAAAAACTCGACCTTTTGATTCCATCAGG GCTGAAGTAAGAGCATTCTTTGATGTTCATGAACAAGAAGGAAGCCACCCAGGAGGAGTACACCTGGAGATGACAGGCCAAAACGTCACAGAGTGCATTGGTGGATCACGAACTGTGACCTTTGATGATCTGAGCTCACGTTACCACACCCACTGTGATCCTAGGCTCAATGCATCTCAATCCCTTGAGCTCGCCTTCATTATTGCAGAACGCCTAAGAAAGAGGAGGCTTGGATCACAAAACGTATTAGGTCAATAG